One Cygnus atratus isolate AKBS03 ecotype Queensland, Australia chromosome 21, CAtr_DNAZoo_HiC_assembly, whole genome shotgun sequence genomic region harbors:
- the SAMD11 gene encoding sterile alpha motif domain-containing protein 11 isoform X7, with protein MKRRIHTHWDLNISFRETSCSRDNDLSTIISNLHQSRQLVMPETQSRCEFKRNSIDVGLGAADEILGKRRVCSPNSSSECPLESKKARSESPKENSHTPLLEDAVTQMTPEEHYRRMMSALNEHGTFEEQQQQRLYQLANSMAVPSHGDLLRARQEVAAAAARNPGAMEAHIPSGSNSSSQRRKQGLPQHRDTHFPEREISHPPPLLSPQNAPHIALGPHLRPPFLGVPSALCQTPGYGFLQPAQAEMFARQQEMLRKQNLARLEMSAEIIRQKELENLHRQRLLAGDPLSLHPGLPPDHPALRNVHDIPEGHPLREELSRRNAMLVLRHNNAPLLSLNPGVPSSATPPKEQPRRGSRKAAQHRAEPQGPSEAKEPAEPRGARDGAPDCNDEEMKDSESDADVSDEKPESLKAESSGSAAELKECKETGKGCEGAKELGEGAAGPTAPCSSSSAESPSHLLGPGINKSEVKYLPPASIPPPQPLPFGFPYTMSPYFHAGTMGGLFLDGEESPALEDISKWTVEDVCSFVSNLSGCTEYTQVFREQAIDGETLPLLTEEHLLNNMGLKLGPALKIRSQVAKRVGRVLYMAGFPMAFPLQPPGLRPPERDLPPADLRPSSTGSVASPFSSGLPSASRISPKQENGNPAILAGLNDTTKPPS; from the exons ATGAGATTTTAGGCAAGAGAAGAGTATGTTCtcccaacagcagcagtgagtgtcctttagaaagcaagaaagccCGAAGTGAGTCCCCAAAGG aaaactCCCACACGCCTCTGCTGGAGGACGCGGTGACTCAGATGACCCCGGAGGAGCACTACAGGCGCATGATGTCAGCGCTGAACGAGCACGGCACGTtcgaggagcagcagcagcagcgtctCTACCAGCTGGCCAACAGCATGGCAGTGCCCAGCCACGGAG aTCTGCTCCGGGCTCGGCAAgaggtggcggcggcggcggcgcgcaaCCCCGGCGCGATGGAAGCGCACATCCCCTCGGGCAGCAACTCGTCCAGCCAGCGGAGGAagcaggggctgccccagcacagggacACCCACTTCCCCGAGAG GGAGATATCCCACCCGCCGCCGCTGCTGTCGCCCCAGAACGCGCCCCATATCGCCCTGGGGCCCCACTTGAGACCTCCTTTCCTCGGGGTGCCTTCGGCCCTGTGCCAGACACCAG gttACGGGTTCCTACAGCCGGCACAAGCAGAGATGTTTGCACGGCAGCAAGAGATGCTACGAAAGCAAAACCTGGCAAG GTTGGAGATGTCGGCCGAGATCATCCgccagaaggagctggagaacCTCCACAGGCAGCGGCTGCTGGCCGGCGACCCTCTGAGCCTCCACCCGGGCTTGCCCCCGGACCACCCGGCCCTGCGCAACGTGCACGACATCCCCGAGGGCCACCCGCTGCGGGAGGAGCTGTCCCGGCGCAACGCCATGCTGGTGCTGCGGCACAACAACGCGCCCCTGCTGTCCCTCAACCCCGGCGTCCCCAGCAGCGCCACGCCGCCCAAGGAGCAGCCGCGGCGGGGCAGCAGGAAGGCGGCTCAGCACCGAGCCGAGCCGCAGGGGCCGAGCGAGGCCAAGGAGCCggcggagccccgcggggcgcggGACGGGGCGCCGGACTGTAACGACGAGGAGATGAAGGACTCGGAGAGCGACGCGGACGTGAGCGACGAGAAGCCGGAGAGCCTGAAGGCGGAGAGCAGCGGCTCGGCCGCGGAGCTGAAGGAGTGCAAGGAGACGGGCAAGGGCTGCGAAGGGGCCAaggagctgggggaaggggcCGCCGGCCCAACCGCGCCCTGCAGCTCGTCGAGCGCCGAGTCCCCCAGCCACTTGCTTGGGCCGGGCATCAACAAAAGCGAGGTGAAGTACCTGCCGCCAGCCTCCATCCCGCCGCCCCAGCCGCTGCCCTTCGGGTTCCCCTACACGATGAGCCCGTACTTCCACGCAG GCACCATGGGAGGTCTGTTTCTGGATGGCGAGGAGAGCCCCGCGCTGGAAGACATCAGCAAATGGACAGTGGAGGACGTGTGCAGCTTCGTGTCCAACTTGTCCGGCTGCACCGAGTACACTCAG GTATTCCGCGAGCAAGCGATCGACGGCGAGACCCTGCCCCTCCTGACGGAAGAGCACTTGCTGAACAACATGGGGCTGAAGCTCGGCCCCGCGCTGAAGATCCGCTCACAG GTCGCCAAGAGAGTGGGCAGAGTGCTGTACATGGCCGGCTTCCCCATGGCTTTCCCTCTGCAACCCCCTGGTTTGCGGCCTCCGGAGCGGGACCTGCCCCCCGCCGACCTGCGGCCGTCCTCCACGGGCAGCGTGGCCTCGCCCTTCAGCAGCGGGCTGCCCTCCGCCAGCCGCATCTCACCAAAGCAGGAGAACGGCAACCCCGCCATCCTCGCCGGGCTCAACGACACCACGAAACCTCCCTCCTAA